One region of bacterium genomic DNA includes:
- a CDS encoding DUF429 domain-containing protein — MQRFIGIDLAWSYRNTSGIFALECKDNKIFQLTYNNSIKKDDEILDFIQANKGKGGCLVAIDAPLVVPNVKGTRPVDIEITKRFHSQEAGTLPANRNILKNNKGEVRGEVLVEKLEKIGCEHSFEIKKHDRGFKVFEVFPHPAMVVIFDLSTILKYKAKKGRTLNFRLKELDRYKTYLSNLQKFVPPLAQPPPLQDCRDTACRVPTKCYEDLLDALFCAWLASYFWYWGPQGFEVVGDMQNGYIVLPKMAGFPACHCDP; from the coding sequence ATGCAGCGATTTATAGGAATTGACCTTGCATGGTCATATAGGAACACATCGGGTATTTTTGCGCTTGAATGTAAAGACAATAAAATTTTTCAACTTACCTATAATAACTCTATTAAAAAAGATGATGAAATTTTAGATTTTATTCAAGCGAATAAGGGCAAAGGAGGCTGTCTTGTAGCTATTGATGCGCCACTTGTAGTTCCAAATGTTAAAGGTACGAGACCAGTAGATATTGAGATTACAAAGAGGTTTCATTCTCAAGAAGCTGGCACTTTACCTGCAAATAGAAATATACTTAAGAATAATAAAGGCGAGGTGCGAGGTGAGGTACTTGTAGAGAAATTAGAAAAAATTGGATGTGAGCATAGCTTTGAAATTAAAAAACACGATAGAGGATTTAAGGTATTTGAAGTTTTTCCGCATCCAGCAATGGTGGTTATTTTTGATTTATCTACTATTCTTAAATATAAAGCAAAAAAAGGGAGGACACTTAATTTTCGACTTAAAGAGTTAGACCGCTATAAGACTTATCTCTCTAATCTTCAAAAATTTGTCCCCCCATTAGCTCAACCTCCACCTTTACAGGATTGTAGGGACACGGCATGCCGTGTTCCTACAAAATGTTACGAAGATTTGTTAGATGCCCTTTTCTGTGCTTGGCTTGCATCCTATTTCTGGTATTGGGGACCGCAAGGATTTGAAGTAGTTGGTGATATGCAAAATGGATATATTGTGTTGCCCAAAATGGCGGGATTCCCCGCCTGTCATTGCGACCCCTGA
- a CDS encoding glycosyltransferase family 2 protein has protein sequence MKEEISVIIVTWNSGEYIEGCLKALGLEPASPSQGGYEIILVDNHSLDITVDLVRKNFLGVRIIENFSNVGLSRAINQGAKISNGRYLLILNPDVVVMEDTVKKLYQFMQEREEIGACGPRFLWPTGRIQPSCREFPNFSNLFLEFIGIGRIMRFSKWKMGYFNHNSAREVDQPAGSCLLVRKEIFNKVGGMNESYPFFMNDVDLCYKIKRMGYKLHFVPEANVIHYLGGSTRKVRRKMILEEHLSIYRYLRDHFNNYFLIALYGFLLLISSFYRILFSLIWHHR, from the coding sequence ATGAAAGAGGAAATTTCTGTAATAATTGTGACCTGGAATTCAGGCGAATACATTGAAGGTTGTTTAAAAGCACTTGGTCTTGAGCCTGCCTCGCCGAGTCAAGGCGGGTATGAGATAATTCTTGTTGATAATCACTCACTTGATATAACAGTTGATTTAGTGAGAAAGAATTTTTTGGGCGTCCGTATAATTGAAAACTTCTCTAATGTTGGGCTGTCAAGGGCAATCAATCAAGGTGCTAAAATATCAAATGGTAGATATCTGCTCATCCTTAACCCTGATGTTGTAGTTATGGAGGACACAGTTAAAAAGCTTTACCAATTTATGCAAGAAAGAGAAGAAATTGGTGCTTGTGGACCCCGCTTTTTATGGCCTACAGGTAGAATTCAGCCATCTTGTCGTGAGTTTCCAAATTTTAGCAACTTATTTCTTGAATTTATAGGAATTGGAAGGATAATGAGATTTTCAAAGTGGAAGATGGGTTATTTCAATCACAATAGTGCGAGAGAAGTAGACCAGCCAGCAGGTTCATGTTTACTTGTTAGGAAAGAGATTTTTAATAAAGTAGGAGGAATGAATGAATCCTATCCTTTCTTTATGAATGATGTAGATTTATGTTACAAGATAAAAAGGATGGGCTATAAGCTACATTTTGTTCCAGAAGCAAATGTGATTCACTATTTAGGGGGGTCAACTCGTAAGGTACGACGAAAAATGATTCTTGAAGAACACTTAAGTATATATAGATATCTAAGAGACCATTTCAACAATTATTTTTTAATAGCCCTATACGGCTTCTTACTTCTTATTAGCTCTTTTTATCGTATCCTTTTTAGTCTTATTTGGCATCATCGGTAA
- a CDS encoding C4-type zinc ribbon domain-containing protein — protein sequence MKEELKTLWRLQKLDTEISKLEARKKNIPQEIQQLNKKLKAKEKELQKQKETFQEFITRRRNLEQDAEESKDRVRRYKAQLLQVKTNKEYQSILHEISTEEVKLSAYEEEIIDALTQSDELSKQIENLSKELEKDKDKFSKYEEKLQKELSEVENALLTKKDEYEKLTNKINSVILSRYQQIKRSRDGIGVVGISESTCKGCNAILPPQFVVEVRKGNKILTCEQCGRILIWEDDVD from the coding sequence GTGAAAGAAGAGCTAAAGACTCTCTGGAGGTTACAGAAGCTTGATACAGAAATTTCTAAATTAGAAGCACGTAAAAAGAATATTCCTCAAGAAATTCAGCAGTTAAATAAGAAGCTAAAAGCAAAGGAAAAAGAGCTCCAGAAGCAGAAAGAAACATTTCAAGAGTTTATCACACGTAGGAGGAATTTAGAACAAGACGCAGAGGAGTCAAAGGATAGGGTAAGGCGCTATAAAGCTCAACTATTGCAAGTTAAGACAAACAAAGAGTATCAGTCCATTTTACACGAGATAAGCACAGAGGAAGTTAAACTATCAGCTTACGAAGAGGAAATTATTGATGCTCTTACTCAGAGTGATGAACTATCTAAACAGATAGAAAATTTGAGTAAAGAGTTAGAAAAAGATAAAGATAAATTTTCAAAGTATGAAGAAAAACTACAAAAAGAGCTTTCTGAAGTAGAAAATGCTCTTCTTACAAAAAAGGATGAATATGAAAAGCTCACAAATAAGATTAACTCTGTAATTCTTTCAAGATATCAGCAAATAAAAAGAAGTAGAGATGGAATTGGTGTAGTTGGAATATCGGAATCAACTTGTAAGGGCTGCAATGCTATCCTTCCTCCTCAATTTGTGGTTGAGGTAAGAAAAGGGAATAAGATATTAACTTGCGAACAATGTGGCAGGATTCTTATTTGGGAAGATGATGTGGATTAG
- a CDS encoding homoserine dehydrogenase, translated as MNYNLAFIGFGVVGQGFAEILQEKKTILKKYYNLDYSVVAISDPVKGSVYQPKGLELNQILSLVKEQKSINNYTEGIKGWDSIKTIKESNANVIVEVTPTNINTGEPGLTYIKIAINLGKHVITTNKGPIALAYNELLTLSKKKGVFIKFEGTVLSGTPVISLGLESLAGIEIKEVRGILNGTTNYILTEMEMGKTYDEALKEAQRLGYAEAKPDADVEGWDALAKILIVANVVMGGNLKVTDVARVGITEITQEDIKSAKSEGNRWKLIGKTWREGNKIKAKVAPEKVGQENFLFNVNGVKNAITFVTDTLGDVTIVGQGAGKKETGTAILTDLLNIHRLLKGR; from the coding sequence ATGAATTACAATTTAGCTTTTATTGGGTTTGGAGTTGTAGGACAAGGGTTTGCTGAAATTCTACAAGAGAAGAAGACCATACTTAAGAAATATTACAATCTTGACTATTCAGTGGTGGCAATCTCTGACCCAGTAAAAGGCTCGGTATATCAGCCAAAAGGGTTAGAGTTGAACCAAATTCTATCATTAGTAAAAGAGCAGAAAAGTATTAACAACTACACCGAAGGGATAAAAGGATGGGATAGTATAAAGACTATAAAAGAGAGTAATGCTAATGTGATTGTGGAAGTCACTCCTACTAATATTAATACAGGTGAACCAGGACTTACTTATATAAAGATTGCCATTAATCTTGGTAAGCATGTTATTACAACAAACAAAGGTCCTATAGCACTGGCATATAATGAACTATTGACTCTATCAAAGAAGAAAGGTGTATTTATTAAATTTGAGGGCACAGTGTTAAGTGGAACGCCAGTAATAAGCTTAGGATTAGAATCACTCGCTGGCATTGAGATAAAGGAAGTTAGAGGGATATTAAATGGCACTACCAATTACATACTCACCGAAATGGAGATGGGTAAAACTTACGATGAAGCTTTAAAGGAGGCACAAAGACTTGGCTACGCTGAAGCTAAGCCCGATGCCGATGTTGAGGGCTGGGATGCTTTAGCAAAAATCTTAATAGTTGCTAATGTAGTGATGGGAGGAAATTTAAAGGTAACAGATGTAGCAAGAGTCGGAATTACAGAGATTACTCAAGAAGACATTAAATCAGCAAAATCCGAAGGCAATCGCTGGAAACTTATTGGTAAGACATGGAGAGAAGGAAATAAAATTAAGGCAAAGGTAGCACCAGAGAAAGTAGGACAAGAAAACTTCTTATTTAATGTTAATGGTGTAAAAAATGCTATAACTTTTGTCACTGATACATTAGGTGACGTAACAATAGTTGGACAAGGAGCAGGCAAAAAGGAAACAGGAACTGCTATTTTAACTGATTTACTTAATATCCATCGCTTACTTAAGGGGAGATAA
- a CDS encoding tetratricopeptide repeat protein: MMWISFLILIPSLKTVGDYFFTHGEYKKAVEIYNRAYREKPSPELKLKIGLSLYRLGITALKKDNFNEALSQFKLGGNKYGIGFVNYKVGNKENAKKVFHDLNDFYALGVISYQENEFKEALQYFKLANSPYGMGISFYRLGAYKEALDYFKKANDNFLAAECCYKLKKFNEAESYYQKALQETNWTRDALYGLAWTHYKLGKFSLSAQEFKKFITQYPKDPLIPISLYYTARTLLKIGDLQSAIKHFKTLINEYPGSEFIDDSYYWMGKAYFIQSDYTACIKQLNFLLSNYPNSNLRSYAYLLIGDVYYKQNDYNSAINWYKKVKGPSDILDDARFKLEKCYFGLGEYSSSLDILHNFIHKYPKSPRSPKFGLELAQYWVKQNNFQKAIESYNNVIYNFSWSSLVDEAKLGLADCYFRIGKYDAAIETYRELFNTSLGMKAQFSLANTYFLLAEYDRAIHEYEILINEFQNSDFAKDAQYQIGLSYERLEKPREARLAFQKFIEKYQKDPNYWDAELKLSKTYRDEGLIDEYLEALLHVEAKGEGKPKQEATFLLGSLYFDKEDYKTAKEFYLKAASQYEDIDSKSKSFIYAARCAVALGKKDEAIELYKAVLSLLPNPALEEEAKKGIKQLGE; this comes from the coding sequence ATGATGTGGATTAGTTTCCTTATTCTAATCCCTTCGCTTAAGACTGTAGGTGATTACTTCTTCACTCATGGCGAGTATAAGAAAGCTGTAGAAATATATAATAGAGCTTATAGAGAAAAACCTTCCCCTGAGCTTAAGTTAAAAATTGGACTAAGTTTATACAGACTCGGTATTACTGCATTAAAAAAGGATAATTTTAATGAGGCTCTCTCCCAGTTTAAATTAGGTGGAAATAAATATGGTATAGGGTTTGTGAATTACAAAGTAGGTAATAAAGAGAATGCGAAGAAAGTCTTCCACGACCTTAATGATTTTTATGCTTTGGGTGTAATCAGTTATCAAGAAAATGAGTTTAAAGAAGCCCTCCAGTATTTTAAGCTTGCCAATTCTCCTTATGGTATGGGAATATCTTTTTATAGACTCGGAGCTTATAAAGAGGCCTTAGATTATTTTAAAAAAGCAAACGATAATTTTTTAGCTGCCGAATGTTGTTATAAACTGAAAAAATTTAATGAAGCAGAAAGTTACTATCAAAAAGCGCTTCAAGAAACAAACTGGACAAGAGATGCATTGTATGGACTTGCATGGACCCATTATAAGTTAGGTAAGTTTAGCCTCTCAGCACAGGAGTTTAAAAAATTTATAACCCAATATCCTAAAGACCCTTTAATACCTATTTCTCTCTATTATACAGCAAGAACTTTATTGAAGATTGGAGATTTACAATCTGCGATTAAACATTTTAAAACACTTATCAATGAATATCCTGGCTCCGAGTTCATTGATGATTCTTATTATTGGATGGGTAAAGCATATTTTATCCAATCAGATTATACTGCCTGTATCAAACAACTCAACTTCCTTCTATCAAATTACCCGAACAGCAACCTTCGTTCCTACGCCTATTTGTTGATTGGTGATGTATATTACAAGCAGAATGATTATAACTCTGCGATTAACTGGTACAAAAAGGTAAAAGGACCGTCAGATATACTTGACGACGCAAGATTTAAACTTGAAAAGTGTTATTTTGGGCTTGGTGAATATAGCTCAAGTTTAGATATTTTACACAATTTTATTCACAAGTATCCGAAGTCGCCTCGGTCACCAAAATTTGGGCTTGAACTTGCCCAGTATTGGGTTAAACAGAACAATTTTCAAAAAGCTATTGAATCGTATAACAATGTAATTTACAACTTTAGCTGGTCTTCATTAGTTGATGAAGCAAAACTTGGACTCGCTGATTGCTATTTTAGAATTGGAAAATATGATGCTGCTATAGAGACATATCGAGAGTTATTTAACACCTCTTTAGGAATGAAGGCACAATTTAGTCTTGCAAACACATACTTTTTGCTTGCTGAGTATGACCGAGCAATTCATGAATATGAAATCCTTATTAATGAGTTTCAAAATTCTGACTTTGCAAAAGATGCACAATATCAGATTGGCTTATCATATGAGCGACTTGAGAAGCCGAGGGAGGCGAGGCTTGCCTTTCAAAAATTTATAGAGAAGTATCAGAAAGATCCAAATTATTGGGATGCGGAGCTTAAACTATCAAAGACCTATAGGGATGAAGGTTTGATTGACGAATATCTTGAAGCCCTTCTCCATGTTGAAGCCAAAGGAGAGGGTAAACCAAAGCAGGAAGCTACTTTTTTGCTTGGTTCTTTGTATTTTGATAAAGAAGATTACAAGACTGCAAAAGAGTTTTATCTTAAAGCAGCTTCACAGTATGAGGACATTGATTCTAAATCAAAGTCGTTCATTTATGCGGCACGGTGTGCTGTAGCTTTAGGGAAAAAGGATGAAGCAATAGAGCTTTACAAGGCTGTACTCTCATTATTACCAAATCCAGCTTTAGAAGAGGAAGCAAAAAAAGGGATTAAACAACTCGGAGAGTAA
- the gyrA gene encoding DNA gyrase subunit A has protein sequence MRKEIIQVEIEDEMQRSYLDYAMSVIVGRALPDVRDGLKPVHRRILYAMWELGLTHNRPFKKSAAVVGEVLGKYHPHGDIAVYDAMVRMVQPFSLRCPLIQGQGNFGSVDGDAAAAYRYTEARLSEIAEFMLMDIEKETVPLVPNFDGRLKEPFVLPSKFPNLLVNGSSGIAVGMATNIPPHNLGEVVDALCALIDKPDLDDFSSYIKGPDFPTGGEIIGTREIRKAYLTGRGKLILKAKVHTEETKEGKQVIYVTEIPYQVNKSALIERIANLVRLKKLESISDIRDESDREGIRIVIELKRDAQERVILNRLFKHTPLQITYGIGLLALQDGVPKFLTLKDILKAFLSHRYEIVKKRTEFDLRQAEKRAHILEGFKIALSHIDKVVKIIKTSKNAEKAKERLMNSFKLSDVQSQAILDMKLSRLVGLERDKIEEEYLETIKLRERLKRILATPKGVMRVIRDELIEIKKKFNTPRRTKIIEAEQKELEMRDLIPNEPVLITLTQKGYIKSSKAATYMRQYRGGIGASGITLTPEDEVARIFGTETHSTLVFFTNTGRCYSLKAYEIPECGRGARGKPLVNLLQLREGEGVVGCLPVKEFKGMIVLATKKGMVKKLKVSALEHIRRTGIIIATLRNGDSIISGIHVNPKDYILLITRKGKVIRFKEELLRPLSRVSQGVRGITLRDKNEVIGVKAVPDKKLSLFFITSDGYGKRVLISKFRLTNRRGLGVIGGKGEIVGCEVVDDDSEVIIITQKGQTLRTKVQNVRKMGRAARGVRLISLREGDKVTDLHKL, from the coding sequence ATGAGGAAAGAAATTATTCAAGTAGAGATTGAAGATGAAATGCAGCGGTCTTACCTTGATTATGCGATGAGCGTAATTGTTGGGAGAGCTCTTCCAGATGTTAGAGACGGTTTGAAGCCTGTACATCGTCGCATCCTCTACGCAATGTGGGAACTTGGGCTTACACATAATAGACCATTTAAGAAGTCAGCTGCTGTAGTAGGGGAAGTTCTTGGAAAATATCATCCGCATGGAGACATAGCTGTTTATGATGCCATGGTAAGGATGGTTCAACCATTCTCATTGAGATGTCCACTTATTCAGGGGCAAGGAAATTTTGGCTCTGTAGATGGAGATGCTGCTGCAGCATATAGATACACAGAGGCAAGGTTATCTGAGATTGCCGAGTTTATGCTTATGGATATTGAAAAAGAAACCGTCCCATTGGTACCAAATTTTGATGGAAGACTAAAGGAGCCATTCGTGTTACCATCTAAGTTCCCAAATCTATTAGTGAATGGGAGCTCAGGAATTGCAGTTGGGATGGCAACCAATATTCCGCCACATAATTTAGGTGAAGTCGTAGACGCATTATGTGCATTAATAGATAAGCCGGATTTGGATGATTTTTCATCTTATATAAAAGGGCCTGATTTCCCTACAGGTGGAGAAATAATAGGAACACGAGAGATAAGGAAAGCATACTTAACAGGGAGGGGCAAGCTTATTTTAAAAGCTAAAGTGCATACGGAAGAGACAAAGGAAGGTAAACAAGTTATCTATGTAACAGAGATTCCATATCAAGTAAACAAATCTGCGCTAATAGAACGGATTGCTAATCTTGTGAGATTAAAGAAATTAGAAAGTATATCAGATATAAGAGACGAGTCTGATAGAGAGGGGATAAGGATTGTTATAGAGCTCAAACGTGATGCTCAAGAGAGGGTAATTTTAAATAGGCTATTTAAACATACGCCATTACAGATAACTTATGGAATAGGACTTCTTGCCCTTCAAGATGGGGTACCAAAATTTTTGACCCTAAAAGACATACTTAAGGCGTTTCTCAGTCATCGATACGAAATAGTTAAGAAACGTACTGAATTTGACTTACGCCAGGCAGAAAAGAGAGCTCATATTCTTGAAGGGTTTAAAATTGCACTTTCACATATAGATAAAGTAGTTAAAATTATTAAGACATCAAAAAATGCTGAAAAAGCAAAAGAAAGATTAATGAATAGTTTTAAGCTCAGTGATGTGCAATCACAAGCAATTTTGGATATGAAGCTATCTAGGCTTGTTGGACTTGAACGTGATAAAATTGAAGAAGAGTATCTTGAGACGATAAAACTTAGAGAGAGGTTGAAAAGAATTCTTGCTACACCAAAAGGTGTAATGAGAGTAATACGAGACGAGCTCATTGAAATCAAGAAAAAATTTAACACCCCAAGAAGAACTAAGATAATTGAAGCAGAACAAAAAGAGCTTGAAATGAGAGATTTAATTCCAAATGAGCCTGTCTTAATTACTTTAACTCAAAAAGGTTATATAAAATCTTCAAAAGCAGCCACTTACATGCGACAATATCGTGGCGGAATTGGAGCATCAGGGATAACACTTACTCCAGAAGATGAGGTAGCAAGAATTTTTGGTACTGAGACTCATTCTACTCTTGTATTTTTTACCAATACAGGAAGATGCTATTCTCTGAAGGCTTATGAGATTCCAGAGTGCGGAAGGGGGGCTCGTGGTAAGCCTCTTGTAAACTTGTTACAGCTAAGAGAAGGTGAGGGAGTAGTAGGCTGCTTACCTGTGAAAGAATTTAAAGGTATGATTGTTTTAGCCACTAAGAAGGGTATGGTGAAGAAGTTGAAAGTTTCTGCACTTGAGCACATCAGAAGGACGGGTATAATTATTGCTACTTTAAGGAATGGTGACTCTATAATCTCGGGGATTCATGTAAATCCAAAAGATTATATTTTATTGATTACAAGAAAAGGTAAGGTTATCAGATTTAAAGAAGAGTTATTAAGACCTCTATCACGAGTTTCACAGGGAGTGAGAGGTATAACACTTAGGGATAAGAATGAAGTTATAGGTGTAAAAGCTGTACCCGATAAGAAGCTGAGTTTATTTTTTATAACATCCGATGGTTATGGAAAAAGGGTGCTGATATCAAAATTTAGACTCACCAACCGGCGTGGTTTAGGAGTAATTGGTGGTAAAGGAGAAATAGTAGGCTGTGAAGTAGTAGATGACGATTCTGAAGTTATTATTATCACCCAAAAAGGTCAAACTTTAAGAACTAAAGTTCAAAATGTAAGAAAGATGGGAAGAGCTGCCAGGGGTGTAAGGCTGATAAGCTTAAGAGAAGGAGATAAGGTTACTGATCTTCATAAACTTTAA